A stretch of the Stigmatella erecta genome encodes the following:
- a CDS encoding cobalamin B12-binding domain-containing protein has protein sequence MSNPRLPSPRTIADALLAGDTAAVFDAASRYMSCGGAPFLVDALACPVMEEVGARYHEGTASVADEHAASELLRELFSTLLPGLAWHQGGPRAVVACAPGEQHVLGAKLISQVLALDGWHVRFLGADTPAKDLALFVAREHPALVGLSVTMAGHVPAAHTALEWIHRRAPDVRLVVGGSAAWALRPAGREAWTVLPSTQELLWLTRGGTDGHLGLR, from the coding sequence ATGTCGAATCCCCGGCTGCCTTCTCCCCGTACCATCGCGGACGCGCTGCTGGCCGGAGACACCGCGGCCGTTTTCGATGCCGCGAGCCGCTACATGAGCTGCGGAGGGGCCCCGTTCCTCGTGGACGCGCTTGCCTGTCCCGTCATGGAGGAGGTGGGGGCGCGCTACCATGAGGGCACTGCGTCCGTGGCGGACGAACACGCCGCCTCGGAGCTGTTGCGTGAACTGTTCTCAACCCTTCTGCCTGGCCTGGCGTGGCATCAGGGGGGCCCCAGGGCCGTCGTCGCCTGCGCTCCCGGCGAGCAGCACGTGCTGGGGGCCAAGCTCATTTCCCAGGTCCTGGCGCTCGACGGCTGGCACGTGCGATTTCTCGGCGCGGACACCCCTGCCAAGGATCTCGCCCTGTTCGTCGCCCGTGAGCACCCGGCCCTCGTGGGGCTCTCGGTCACCATGGCCGGCCACGTTCCCGCCGCGCACACCGCGCTCGAGTGGATACACCGCCGGGCGCCCGATGTCCGCCTCGTGGTGGGCGGGAGCGCGGCCTGGGCGCTGCGGCCTGCCGGGAGAGAGGCGTGGACCGTGCTTCCCTCCACCCAGGAGCTCTTGTGGCTGACGCGCGGCGGCACTGACGGACACCTCGGCCTCCGCTAA
- a CDS encoding GAF domain-containing sensor histidine kinase, with translation MGESANVQSLFRSQERLEDLRQTGLMDSPAEEAFDRLTRLACHCLHTPMGMVNFLAEERLFCKSCLGLPEPWLRQRAMPLSHSVCQHTVVQGAPLLVEDTRQHPLLRECLALETLGAIAYAGAPLIGSGGHALGTLCVLDTVPRRWTDREASILKDLAACVMAQVELRAARELETLLQKEREGVKSRDEFLSIAAHELRTPLTPLKLQLETLRRSVVAAGLDDPRVMRHLERSTAQVQRLIQLVDRLLDVSRIATGRLGLLLEDMDLSALATEVTDRFQEEAEAAGCQLEAHTPGQVRGVWDRLRLEQVLSSLLSNAIKYGAGHPIDVSVEEKQGVARLFVQDQGIGLVPADASRIFERFERAVSPKRYGGMGLGLYVARQIVEAHGGTIVVRSQPGKGSTFIVVLPVGAQASG, from the coding sequence ATGGGTGAGAGCGCCAACGTACAGAGCCTCTTTCGCTCGCAGGAACGCCTGGAGGATCTTCGCCAGACGGGGCTCATGGACAGCCCAGCGGAGGAGGCGTTCGACCGCCTCACCCGGCTGGCGTGTCACTGTCTCCATACCCCCATGGGGATGGTGAACTTTCTGGCTGAAGAGCGCCTCTTTTGTAAGAGCTGTCTCGGCCTGCCCGAGCCATGGCTGCGACAACGCGCGATGCCGCTGTCACACTCGGTGTGTCAACACACGGTGGTCCAGGGGGCGCCCTTGCTCGTGGAGGATACCCGTCAGCATCCCCTGCTCCGCGAGTGCCTGGCCCTGGAGACCTTGGGAGCGATTGCCTATGCAGGCGCTCCGCTCATCGGCTCCGGCGGCCATGCCCTGGGGACACTCTGCGTTCTGGATACAGTCCCGCGCCGCTGGACGGACCGCGAGGCGAGCATCCTCAAGGATCTCGCGGCCTGTGTGATGGCCCAGGTGGAGCTCCGGGCCGCGCGCGAGCTCGAGACGCTGCTCCAGAAAGAGCGGGAGGGGGTGAAATCACGGGACGAATTTCTCTCCATTGCCGCCCACGAGCTTCGCACGCCCCTGACCCCCCTGAAGCTTCAGCTGGAGACGCTTCGCCGCAGCGTGGTGGCCGCCGGGCTCGACGACCCCCGGGTGATGCGGCACCTCGAACGGTCCACGGCCCAGGTGCAGCGCCTGATCCAGCTCGTGGACCGCCTGCTGGATGTGTCGCGCATCGCGACCGGACGGCTGGGCCTGTTGCTGGAGGACATGGATCTGTCCGCACTGGCCACCGAGGTGACGGACCGCTTCCAGGAAGAGGCGGAGGCGGCGGGGTGCCAGCTGGAAGCCCATACCCCTGGCCAGGTCCGAGGCGTGTGGGACCGGCTGAGGCTGGAGCAGGTGCTCTCCAGTCTCCTCTCGAATGCGATCAAGTACGGGGCGGGGCATCCCATCGACGTGTCCGTGGAAGAAAAGCAGGGGGTCGCGCGCCTGTTCGTCCAGGACCAGGGGATCGGCCTGGTGCCCGCGGACGCGAGCCGCATCTTCGAGCGCTTCGAGCGGGCGGTCTCTCCCAAGCGCTACGGGGGAATGGGGCTTGGGTTGTATGTCGCGCGGCAGATCGTCGAGGCCCACGGGGGGACCATCGTCGTGCGCAGTCAGCCAGGGAAGGGCTCGACCTTCATCGTGGTCCTGCCGGTGGGTGCTCAGGCCTCCGGTTAG